The Pseudomonas sp. G2-4 genome window below encodes:
- the gcl gene encoding glyoxylate carboligase, whose amino-acid sequence MSKMRAIEAAVLVMRREGVDTAFGIPGAAINPLYSALQKVGGIDHVLARHVEGASHMAEGYTRTKAGNIGVCIGTSGPAGTDMVTGLYSASADSIPILCITGQAPRARLHKEDFQAVDITSIVKPVTKWATTVLEPGQVPYAFQKAFFEMRSGRPGPVLIDLPFDVQMADIEFDIDAYQPLPLAKPAANRVQIEKALAMLNQAERPLLVAGGGIINADASELLVEFAELTGIPVIPTLMGWGTIPDDHPLMVGMVGLQTSHRYGNATLLKSDVVLGIGNRWANRHTGSVEVYTEGRTFIHVDIEPTQIGRVFTPDLGIVSDAASALTVFIEVAREWQAAGKLKNRSAWLQDCQQRKASLQRKTHFDNVPVKPQRVYEEMNQVFGKDTCYVSTIGLSQIAGAQFLHVYKPRHWINCGQAGPLGWTIPAALGVVKADPSRKVVALSGDYDFQFMIEELAVGAQFKLPYIHVVVNNSYLGLIRQAQRGFDMDYCVQLSFDNLNAPELNGYGVDHIAVAEGLGCKALRVFEPSGIQPALRQAQAMIEEFKVPVIVEIILERVTNISMGTEINAVNEFEDLALVGNDAPTAISLLD is encoded by the coding sequence ATGAGCAAAATGAGAGCAATCGAAGCCGCCGTCCTGGTGATGCGCCGCGAAGGCGTGGACACCGCCTTCGGCATCCCCGGTGCCGCGATCAACCCGCTGTACTCGGCCTTGCAGAAGGTGGGTGGCATCGATCATGTCCTCGCTCGCCACGTTGAAGGTGCCTCGCACATGGCCGAGGGCTACACCCGCACCAAGGCTGGCAACATCGGCGTGTGCATTGGTACCTCGGGCCCGGCCGGCACCGACATGGTCACCGGGCTCTACAGTGCTTCGGCCGACTCGATCCCGATCCTGTGCATCACCGGGCAAGCGCCCCGCGCCCGTTTGCACAAGGAAGATTTCCAGGCCGTGGACATCACCAGCATCGTCAAGCCGGTGACCAAGTGGGCGACCACCGTCCTGGAGCCGGGCCAGGTGCCCTACGCGTTCCAGAAGGCATTCTTTGAGATGCGCTCCGGCCGTCCAGGCCCGGTGCTGATCGACCTGCCCTTCGATGTGCAGATGGCCGATATCGAATTCGACATCGATGCCTACCAGCCGCTGCCATTAGCCAAACCCGCCGCCAATCGCGTGCAGATCGAGAAAGCCCTGGCGATGTTGAATCAGGCTGAACGCCCATTGCTGGTGGCCGGCGGCGGGATCATCAATGCCGATGCGAGTGAGCTGCTGGTGGAGTTCGCCGAACTGACGGGCATTCCAGTCATTCCCACATTGATGGGCTGGGGCACGATCCCGGACGATCATCCGCTGATGGTCGGCATGGTCGGCCTGCAAACCTCCCACCGCTATGGCAACGCCACGCTGCTCAAGTCGGACGTGGTGCTGGGTATCGGCAACCGTTGGGCCAACCGTCACACCGGTTCGGTGGAGGTCTACACCGAAGGCCGCACGTTCATTCATGTGGACATCGAACCGACCCAGATCGGCCGCGTGTTCACCCCCGACCTGGGCATCGTGTCCGATGCCGCCTCGGCCCTGACGGTGTTCATCGAAGTGGCCCGTGAGTGGCAAGCCGCCGGCAAGCTGAAAAACCGCAGCGCCTGGCTGCAGGACTGCCAACAGCGCAAGGCCAGCCTGCAGCGCAAGACCCATTTCGACAACGTGCCGGTCAAGCCACAACGCGTCTATGAAGAAATGAACCAGGTGTTCGGCAAGGACACTTGCTACGTCAGCACCATCGGCTTGTCGCAAATCGCCGGGGCGCAGTTCCTGCATGTCTACAAACCACGCCACTGGATCAACTGCGGCCAGGCCGGTCCCTTGGGCTGGACCATTCCGGCCGCACTGGGGGTGGTCAAGGCCGATCCGAGCCGCAAGGTCGTGGCGTTGTCGGGCGACTATGACTTCCAGTTCATGATCGAGGAGTTGGCCGTGGGTGCGCAGTTCAAGCTGCCGTACATCCATGTCGTGGTGAACAACTCCTACCTGGGCTTGATCCGCCAGGCCCAGCGCGGGTTCGATATGGATTACTGCGTGCAGTTGTCCTTCGACAACCTCAACGCGCCGGAACTCAACGGTTACGGCGTGGACCACATCGCCGTGGCCGAGGGCCTGGGCTGCAAGGCGCTGCGGGTGTTCGAACCGTCCGGTATCCAGCCGGCGTTGCGCCAGGCCCAGGCTATGATCGAGGAATTCAAGGTGCCGGTGATCGTCGAGATCATCCTGGAGCGGGTGACCAACATCTCCATGGGCACCGAGATCAACGCCGTCAACGAATTCGAGGACCTGGCGCTGGTGGGTAACGATGCGCCGACCGCGATTTCGTTGCTCGATTGA
- the hyi gene encoding hydroxypyruvate isomerase: MPRFAANLSMLFTELDFLARFEAAAKAGFRGVEYLFPYDYNSAELKALLDTHGLTQVLFNLPAGDWAKGERGIACLPDRVEEFRAGVDLAIAYAQVLGNTQVNCLSGIRPQNCSETLVEKTFVANLKYAAEKLQGKGIKLVMEAINTRDIPGFYLNNTAQALSIREQVGSANLFLQYDIYHMQIMEGDLARTLSAHLGEINHVQLADNPGRNEPGTGEINYRFLFEHLDRIGYQGWVGCEYKPLTSTEAGLGWLKTHNAI; encoded by the coding sequence ATGCCGCGTTTCGCCGCCAACCTGTCCATGCTCTTCACCGAGCTGGATTTCCTCGCCCGTTTCGAAGCGGCCGCCAAGGCCGGTTTCAGGGGTGTCGAATACCTGTTCCCCTATGACTACAACTCCGCCGAGCTCAAGGCCTTGCTCGACACCCACGGCCTGACCCAGGTGCTGTTCAATCTGCCCGCCGGCGATTGGGCCAAGGGCGAGCGTGGCATCGCCTGCCTGCCGGACCGGGTCGAAGAGTTCCGCGCCGGGGTCGACTTGGCAATCGCCTATGCCCAGGTGCTGGGCAACACCCAGGTCAACTGCCTGTCCGGGATTCGTCCGCAGAACTGCAGTGAAACCCTGGTGGAGAAAACCTTCGTCGCCAACCTGAAGTACGCCGCCGAGAAGCTGCAAGGCAAAGGCATCAAGCTGGTGATGGAAGCCATCAACACCCGCGACATTCCCGGCTTTTACCTGAACAACACCGCCCAGGCCCTGTCGATCCGCGAGCAGGTGGGCAGCGCCAACCTGTTCCTGCAATACGACATCTACCACATGCAAATCATGGAGGGAGACCTGGCCCGCACCCTGTCGGCGCACCTGGGCGAAATCAACCATGTGCAACTGGCGGACAACCCGGGGCGCAACGAGCCGGGCACGGGCGAGATCAACTATCGCTTCCTGTTCGAACACCTGGACCGCATTGGTTACCAGGGTTGGGTCGGCTGCGAATACAAGCCGCTGACCAGCACCGAAGCGGGATTGGGGTGGTTGAAGACCCATAACGCAATTTGA
- a CDS encoding 2-hydroxy-3-oxopropionate reductase, with protein sequence MAKIGFIGTGIMGHPMALNLQKAGHSLFLSQHHDPAPADLLASGAVALADPKEVAQEAEFIIVMVPDTPQVEDVLFRADGVAAGVGPGKVVIDMSSISPTATKAFAAKINEKGAQYLDAPVSGGEVGAKAATLSIMVGGDSAAFERALPLFQAMGKNITLVGGNGDGQTAKVANQIIVALNIQAVAEALLFAAKNGADPAKVREALMGGFASSKILEVHGERMIKGTFDPGFRISLHQKDLNLALQGAKELNINLPNTANAQQVFSTCAAIGGSHWDHSALIKGLEHMANFSIRDH encoded by the coding sequence ATGGCTAAAATCGGATTCATCGGCACCGGCATCATGGGTCACCCCATGGCGCTGAACCTGCAAAAGGCCGGGCACAGCCTGTTCCTGTCCCAGCACCACGATCCTGCCCCGGCCGACCTGTTGGCCAGTGGCGCGGTGGCGTTGGCCGACCCGAAGGAAGTGGCCCAGGAAGCCGAGTTCATCATCGTCATGGTCCCGGACACCCCGCAGGTCGAAGACGTGTTGTTCCGCGCCGATGGCGTGGCGGCTGGCGTCGGGCCAGGCAAGGTGGTGATCGACATGAGTTCGATCTCCCCCACCGCCACCAAAGCGTTTGCGGCGAAGATCAACGAAAAAGGTGCGCAGTACCTCGATGCCCCGGTCTCCGGCGGTGAAGTCGGCGCCAAGGCCGCGACCCTGAGCATCATGGTCGGGGGCGACAGCGCCGCCTTCGAACGCGCCCTGCCGCTGTTCCAGGCCATGGGCAAGAACATCACCCTGGTGGGCGGCAACGGCGACGGCCAGACCGCCAAGGTCGCCAACCAGATCATCGTCGCCCTGAACATCCAGGCCGTGGCCGAAGCCCTGTTGTTCGCTGCGAAAAACGGCGCCGATCCGGCCAAGGTCCGCGAAGCGCTGATGGGCGGCTTCGCTTCGTCGAAGATCCTGGAAGTGCATGGCGAACGCATGATCAAGGGCACCTTCGACCCGGGTTTTCGCATCAGCCTGCACCAGAAGGACCTGAACCTGGCCCTGCAAGGTGCCAAGGAGCTGAACATCAACTTGCCCAACACCGCCAACGCCCAGCAAGTGTTCAGCACCTGCGCAGCCATTGGCGGCAGCCACTGGGACCATTCGGCGCTGATCAAGGGCCTGGAACACATGGCCAACTTTTCGATTCGCGATCACTGA
- a CDS encoding ion transporter has translation MDSSNNWRERLYVMIFQTDTVGGRRFDSILLLIILASLVIVMLDSIDSVHKNYATLLAAIEWGFTFIFIVEYGLRLYCSPKPLRYAFSFYGLVDLLAIVPGILALYYSDAQYLLIVRIIRMLRIFRVLKLSPYLKQANYLVAALRGSKQKIIVFLVSVSTLVTVFGTLMYVIEGPGNGFTSIPKGIYWAIVTLTTVGFGDIVPKTPLGQVVSSLVMITGYSIIAVPTGIFTAELATAMRGDQLKHDCPVCSKNNHDHGAAFCSRCGNALFKKLE, from the coding sequence ATGGACAGCAGCAACAACTGGCGTGAACGTCTCTACGTCATGATTTTCCAGACCGACACCGTGGGCGGTCGACGCTTCGACAGCATCCTGTTGTTGATCATCCTCGCCAGCCTGGTGATCGTGATGCTCGACAGCATCGACAGCGTGCACAAAAACTACGCCACCCTGTTGGCCGCCATCGAATGGGGCTTCACCTTTATCTTCATTGTGGAATACGGCCTGCGCCTGTACTGCTCACCCAAGCCGTTGCGCTATGCCTTCAGTTTCTACGGCCTGGTGGACCTGCTGGCGATCGTGCCGGGCATCCTGGCGCTGTACTACAGCGACGCCCAGTACCTGCTGATCGTTCGCATCATCCGTATGCTGCGGATCTTCCGGGTGCTCAAGCTCAGCCCTTATCTCAAGCAGGCCAACTACCTGGTGGCGGCGCTGCGGGGGAGCAAGCAGAAAATTATCGTGTTCCTGGTCAGCGTATCGACCCTGGTGACCGTATTCGGCACCTTGATGTACGTCATCGAAGGCCCCGGCAATGGTTTCACCAGCATTCCCAAGGGCATCTATTGGGCTATCGTGACACTGACCACGGTGGGCTTCGGCGATATCGTGCCCAAGACGCCACTGGGCCAGGTGGTTTCGTCCTTGGTGATGATCACGGGTTACTCGATCATCGCTGTGCCCACCGGCATTTTCACCGCTGAACTGGCCACCGCCATGCGCGGCGACCAACTCAAGCATGATTGCCCGGTGTGCAGCAAAAACAACCATGATCACGGGGCGGCTTTTTGCTCCCGGTGTGGCAATGCATTGTTTAAGAAATTGGAATAA
- a CDS encoding sulfate ABC transporter substrate-binding protein: protein MKNFFGASLLVAGLTFGSLAHAAPTLLNVSYDVMRDFYKDYNAAFQKHWQAEHNENITVQMSFGGSSKQARSVIDGLPADVITMNMATDINALADNGKLVPENWVTRLPNNSAPFTSATVFIVRKGNPKALKDWPDLLKDGVQVIVPNPKTSGNGRYTYLSAWGYVLKNGGDESKAKDFVGKLFKQAPVLDTGGRAATTTFMTNQIGDVLVTFENEAEMIAREFGRDQFEVVYPSVSAEAEPPVTVVDKVVEKKGSREAAEAYLKYLWSPEGQEIAAANYLRPRDPAVLAKYTDRFPKVDFLSVEKTFGDWRTVQKTHFNDGGVFDQIYSGQ, encoded by the coding sequence GTGAAGAACTTCTTTGGCGCCTCTCTTCTCGTCGCCGGCCTGACCTTCGGCAGCCTGGCCCACGCCGCCCCGACCCTGCTTAACGTCTCTTACGACGTGATGCGCGATTTCTACAAAGACTACAACGCAGCCTTCCAAAAGCACTGGCAAGCCGAACACAACGAAAACATCACCGTGCAGATGTCCTTCGGCGGCTCCAGCAAGCAGGCGCGTTCGGTGATCGACGGGTTGCCGGCGGATGTCATCACCATGAACATGGCCACCGACATCAACGCCCTGGCGGACAACGGCAAACTGGTGCCCGAGAACTGGGTCACCCGCCTGCCGAACAACAGTGCGCCGTTCACCTCGGCCACGGTATTCATCGTCCGCAAGGGCAACCCCAAGGCGCTGAAAGACTGGCCGGACCTGCTCAAGGACGGCGTGCAAGTAATCGTGCCCAACCCGAAAACCTCCGGCAACGGCCGCTACACCTACCTGTCGGCCTGGGGTTATGTGCTGAAGAATGGCGGCGACGAAAGCAAGGCCAAGGACTTCGTCGGCAAGCTGTTCAAACAGGCGCCCGTGCTGGACACCGGTGGCCGCGCCGCAACGACCACCTTCATGACCAACCAGATCGGCGATGTGCTGGTGACCTTTGAAAACGAAGCCGAGATGATCGCCCGCGAGTTCGGTCGCGACCAGTTCGAAGTGGTCTACCCGAGCGTCTCCGCCGAAGCCGAGCCACCGGTGACCGTGGTCGACAAAGTGGTCGAGAAAAAAGGCTCCCGCGAAGCCGCCGAGGCGTACCTCAAATACCTGTGGTCGCCCGAAGGCCAGGAAATCGCCGCCGCCAACTACCTGCGCCCACGGGACCCGGCCGTACTGGCCAAATACACCGACCGCTTCCCGAAAGTGGATTTCCTGTCAGTGGAAAAGACCTTCGGCGACTGGCGCACGGTGCAGAAGACTCACTTCAATGATGGTGGGGTTTTCGACCAGATCTATAGCGGGCAATAA
- a CDS encoding MFS transporter: MSAHPAAVPAGTSLTRGMVLLFAFCCGAIVANIYYAQPIIELIAPDVGLSSTMASLIVSLTQIGYALGLFFLVPLGDLLENRRLMILTTVVAIASLLAAAFTDQPNVFLLVSLLVGFSSVSVQVLIPLAAHLAPEESRGRVVGGIMGGLLLGILLARPISSVVADHFGWRAMFMIAAVLMAAISIVLALTVPKRQPDHSASYGQLLGSLGTLLRQQPQLRQRAFYQACMFATFSLFWTAVPLELSRNHGLSQTEIALFALVGAIGAIAAPIAGRLADAGHTRIASLLAMVFASLSFLPAFIHPLYSVIGLAVTGVVLDFCVQMNMVLGQRTIYALDAKSRSRLNALYMTSIFVGGAFGSSIASAVYEHGGWLWVVIVGSAFPLLALLRFLSASQKQSLATA, translated from the coding sequence ATGAGTGCCCACCCCGCCGCCGTGCCCGCCGGCACAAGCCTGACCCGAGGCATGGTCCTGCTGTTCGCCTTCTGCTGCGGCGCCATCGTCGCCAACATCTACTACGCCCAACCCATCATCGAACTGATCGCCCCCGACGTCGGCCTCAGCAGCACCATGGCCAGCCTGATCGTCTCACTGACCCAGATCGGTTATGCCCTGGGCCTGTTTTTCCTGGTACCACTGGGGGACTTGCTGGAAAACCGCCGCCTGATGATCCTCACCACCGTGGTGGCGATTGCCAGTTTGCTGGCGGCGGCGTTCACCGATCAGCCGAACGTATTCCTGCTGGTTTCGCTGCTGGTGGGTTTCAGTTCGGTGTCAGTGCAAGTGCTGATTCCCCTGGCTGCGCACCTGGCGCCGGAAGAATCCCGGGGGCGGGTCGTCGGTGGGATCATGGGCGGCCTGTTGCTGGGGATCCTGCTGGCGCGGCCGATCTCAAGCGTGGTGGCCGATCACTTCGGCTGGCGGGCGATGTTCATGATCGCCGCCGTATTGATGGCCGCGATCAGCATCGTCCTGGCGCTGACCGTGCCCAAGCGCCAACCCGACCACAGCGCCTCCTATGGCCAACTGCTGGGCTCGCTCGGCACCCTGCTGCGTCAACAACCGCAGTTGCGTCAACGGGCGTTTTACCAAGCCTGTATGTTCGCCACGTTCAGCCTGTTCTGGACCGCCGTGCCGCTGGAGCTGTCCCGCAACCATGGCCTGTCCCAGACTGAAATCGCCCTGTTCGCCCTGGTCGGAGCCATCGGCGCCATCGCCGCGCCCATCGCCGGTCGCCTGGCGGACGCTGGCCATACTCGCATTGCCTCGCTGTTGGCAATGGTGTTTGCCAGCCTGAGTTTCCTGCCGGCATTCATTCATCCGCTCTACAGCGTCATCGGCCTGGCCGTGACCGGCGTGGTCCTGGATTTCTGTGTGCAAATGAACATGGTCCTGGGCCAGCGCACCATCTACGCCCTCGATGCCAAGAGTCGCAGCCGGTTGAACGCGTTGTACATGACCAGCATCTTCGTCGGTGGCGCGTTCGGCTCATCGATTGCCAGCGCGGTGTACGAACACGGCGGCTGGTTGTGGGTGGTAATCGTCGGCAGTGCCTTCCCACTGTTGGCTTTGTTGCGTTTTTTGAGCGCCTCGCAGAAACAGTCCCTGGCGACGGCTTGA
- a CDS encoding PLDc N-terminal domain-containing protein, which translates to MGSTFNGLIGLIILALDIWAIINVLKSGAETGMKILWVLLIILLPVLGLIIWAIAGPRGNVRI; encoded by the coding sequence ATGGGTTCCACCTTCAACGGCCTGATCGGCCTGATCATCCTGGCGCTCGATATCTGGGCGATCATCAATGTGCTCAAGAGTGGCGCTGAAACCGGGATGAAAATCCTCTGGGTGCTGCTGATCATTCTGCTGCCAGTGTTGGGCTTGATCATTTGGGCAATTGCCGGGCCGCGAGGCAATGTGCGGATCTGA
- a CDS encoding ankyrin repeat domain-containing protein produces the protein MSDTSRQMTPEEAAEFAEQVFNVARQGDAAMMAALLSKGLPPNLRNHKGDTLLMLAAYHGHVETVKVLLEHKADPEVRNDNGQSPIAGAAFKGDLAVVTALVEGGAQVEGSSFDGRTALMMAAMFNRVEIVDYLISKGADPKAKDANGVTALDAAKTMGAVDTTAQLEKLLG, from the coding sequence ATGTCCGATACAAGCCGCCAGATGACCCCGGAAGAGGCTGCGGAGTTTGCCGAGCAGGTGTTCAACGTCGCGCGCCAGGGCGACGCCGCCATGATGGCCGCCTTGCTGAGCAAAGGCCTGCCGCCGAACCTGCGTAATCACAAGGGCGACACCTTGCTGATGCTGGCCGCGTACCACGGGCATGTGGAAACCGTGAAAGTGCTGCTGGAACACAAGGCCGATCCGGAAGTGCGCAACGACAACGGCCAGAGCCCGATTGCCGGCGCGGCGTTCAAGGGCGACTTGGCGGTGGTCACGGCGCTGGTGGAGGGCGGTGCCCAGGTGGAAGGTTCCTCCTTCGATGGCCGCACCGCGCTGATGATGGCTGCGATGTTCAATCGAGTGGAAATCGTCGATTACCTGATCAGCAAAGGCGCCGACCCGAAAGCCAAGGATGCCAACGGCGTCACGGCCCTGGATGCGGCCAAGACCATGGGAGCGGTGGATACCACGGCGCAGTTGGAGAAGTTGTTGGGTTGA